The Phaeodactylum tricornutum CCAP 1055/1 PHATR_bd_20x24 genomic scaffold, whole genome shotgun sequence genome contains a region encoding:
- a CDS encoding probable chorismate mutase ([CATALYTIC ACTIVITY] Chorismate = prephenate. [ENZYME REGULATION] Allosterically regulated. [PATHWAY] Branch point of the biosynthetic pathway leading to the three aromatic amino acids, phenylalanine, tyrosine and tryptophan (the shikimate pathway).; CM) yields the protein MSATDCHNIKTVDVLSLDSIRSSLIRQEETIIFALIERAQFRQNEIVYRKGGFGNLGTPVGSTSVEDHDLSFMEYMLVGTEALHCGVRRYTSPEEHAFFPERLPYGQMDALPLLEYPQELLSSVGGACDLNFNKALLQNYVEKIVPSVSKQGDDEQHGSTVLCDIAALQALSRRIHYGKFVAESKYRSDPSGYQQLVDANDADGVMKLLTNRVVEEKVIRRAKLKAATYGTEPLLSEMPPIKGADTTSIVAAAAAVYRDIVIPLTKVIEVAYLFRRCGREPPPEYQLC from the exons ATGTCCGCCACTGACTGTCACAACATCAAAACTGTGGACGTCCTATCGCTCGATTCAATCCGTTCAAGCCTGATTCGACAGGAGGAGACCATCATTTTTGCTTTGATTGAGCGTGcacaatttcgtcaaaatgAAATTGTATATAGAAAAGGTGGTTTTGGAAATCTTGGCACGCCCGTTGGTAGCACATCCGTCGAAGATCATGATCTTTCGTTCATGGAGTACATGCTTGTGGGGACAGAGGCACTCCATTGTGGCGTCCGCCGTTATACTTCGCCCGAAGAACACGCATTTTTCCCAGAACGGCTACCCTATGGACAGATGGACGCGCTTCCTCTGCTAGAGTACCCTCAGGAACTTTTGTCGTCAGTCGGCGGAGCTTGCGATCTCAATTTCAACAAGGCACTGCTGCAAAACTATGTGGAAAAAATTGTGCCGTCAGTCTCTAAGCAAGGTGATGATGAGCAGCATGGTTCCACAGTTTTGTGTGATATTGCGGCACTTCAGGCTCTAAGTCGTAGAATTCACTACGGAAAATTCGTTGCAGAGAGTAAATATCGATCCGATCCTAGTGGATACCAACAGTTGGTTGACGCTAATGATGCGGACGGGGTTATGAAGCTACTAACTAACAGGGTTGTAGAAGAAAAGGTGATTAGAAGAGCAAAACTCAAGGCTGCTACCTATGGGACAGAGCCTCTCCTTTCCGAAATGCCTCCAATAAAGGGAGCTGACACAACTTCTATTGTCGCAGCCGCGGCTGC CGTGTATAGGGATATAGTTATCCCTTTGACGAAAGTCATTGAAGTCGCATACTTGTTCCGACGCTGTGGGAGAGAGCCTCCGCCGGAATATCAGTTATGCTGA
- a CDS encoding predicted protein has product MGWILSVKNAAMSARSFRVFSLQKAFAHPQLSWYARVHNDQAIKFLTTDKRDENVYFRGTFDQSKDHTRDNRFEGAEKGSSLDVGHDYKRDTSRNNPDVDLEKVHALLASRLQAKKMRQFDEADNICDELLRVHGVTVWDRDKTWRSGCSETGSELERAGGPVNYGPLGHDYLPSPDAGPAKATMSEEKINALLAERLQCKLSRRFADADRIRDLLESKGVYVHEFRKEWRADGVKFDDNMSQGRRMYQSRPYSESHHSDSAALTAEEIKTIENLLARRSLARQNQNYKLADGIQDDLKKDFNVYSNDNLNEWSAGGYFGPKRGHSREGRESYTRFRKSKTKHLSHKEQR; this is encoded by the coding sequence ATGGGGTGGATCTTATCAGTCAAAAATGCCGCAATGTCTGCTAGGAGCTTTCGAGTGTTTTCTTTACAGAAAGCCTTTGCCCATCCGCAACTGAGCTGGTATGCGCGCGTCCACAACGACCAAGCGATCAAATTTCTTACCACCGACAAGCGTGATGAAAATGTTTACTTCCGTGGGACTTTTGATCAAAGTAAAGACCACACGAGGGATAACCGTTTTGAAGGAGCAGAAAAAGGCTCTTCTTTGGATGTTGGCCATGACTATAAACGTGACACATCGAGGAACAACCCCGATGTAGATCTAGAAAAGGTCCACGCACTCCTCGCGTCGCGTTTGCAAGCTAAGAAAATGAGACAGTTCGACGAAGCCGATAACATCTGTGACGAGCTATTGAGGGTTCACGGTGTCACCGTATGGGACCGCGATAAAACATGGCGCAGTGGGTGCAGCGAGACTGGATCGGAGTTAGAGCGCGCCGGTGGCCCTGTTAATTATGGCCCACTGGGACACGACTACTTGCCATCGCCCGACGCCGGTCCAGCTAAGGCAACCATGAGTGAAGAAAAGATAAACGCCCTTTTGGCAGAGCGTCTGCAATGTAAACTTTCTCGTCGATTTGCGGACGCTGACCGCATTCGAGATCTGCTCGAGTCCAAAGGCGTTTACGTCCATGAATTTCGCAAAGAATGGCGTGCCGATGGGGTCAAGTTTGATGACAATATGAGCCAAGGCAGACGTATGTACCAAAGTCGTCCATACTCAGAATCACATCACTCTGACAGTGCAGCTCTAACGGCGGAAGAGATCAAAACTATTGAAAATCTCCTTGCTCGTCGGTCTCTCGCTAGGCAGAATCAAAACTACAAATTGGCCGACGGTATTCAAGATGACCTTAAAAAAGATTTCAATGTGTATAGCAATGACAATCTTAATGAGTGGTCTGCGGGTGGATATTTTGGACCAAAAAGAGGGCATTCTCGTGAAGGGAGAGAATCGTACACCAGATTCCGAAAATCCAAGACAAAACATCTTAGTCACAAAGAACAACGATAA
- a CDS encoding predicted protein — translation MADVFLSVVALVKAGIECCRNAQACKDEAARIGKRLTLVVTRANEWKNVLADERMGHFREVVKDVYLCLQAATSSSYNKKLKRAIRSESLLAELRRAAKSLDAAFNDLKTDLQINLQISNLLKDKNKGVSNLLALDQSGHYATIQQQFDEVLKDIHDNAVEVVVSSPKDCIDDALYNEHPAAPAGGRSAVSQQQRQHRTKTFHPSAKELLAISLTPSLLDFSDDSENLLGGGGFADVYCGLYNRKPVAIKRLKINESDVASLSKEQVAHDVECLATEALLTHTCGTHSNIINVIGCITTLNEIDRPVIVMELMHTTLFHALRDRSLSNSLGFSRLLFLLKGIAGALEFLHLQGIVHHDVKPLNVLLNKGLTEAKLADFGESKVKGLHTTKARLGTIMATSSRQGNQIAGTAAYQAPEILSEEVSDTSRVCEMYSFGVTVWECMTKQIPHGGKKESSITVLAMKKKHLPMLVVPSRPRERLSEIEYVCWKALKMIATSCLSRDRTARPNACLVVTLWQDGKYTQKEGPMCVPDLDSSPTNSGVHVDSWLSTAPTTQGSTNQEHAGDVPDYTKRCKAGDTRRKILWGVAITVLVLGIIVLVVFLLSQSSPDQPSPPFNSTTQSNRESSNSPSTSLPTSQPLTTSPPSPPLPIVKTPTSAPVSIPPPTRSPTIAPVSFPPPTLSPTVKLSTGAPVSIPPPTLSPSGAVVSASQLPSGSLPVGLSFQTTRELYDAVDAYVSSSNPSDSTVAATYGYPIGMWDVSRITNFAQVFDAFDRNTTIRTFNEDLSGWDVSAATNMRSMFHGASSFNGDLSTWDVSQVSDMESMFQSARTFNGDISLWNVSRVSDMSNMFRSASVFNSDLAAWDVSSVTDMSYMFQSASEFNSELATWDVSSVTDMSWMFQSAQSFGGNLVSWNVGNVTDMSYMFNAASFFKVSLCSWLTLIPENTIVERMFFGAQSCPNTENTVLPNGPMCFTCNA, via the coding sequence ATGGCCGAtgtttttctttctgtcGTGGCCCTCGTTAAGGCAGGCATTGAATGCTGCCGAAACGCTCAAGCCTGCAAGGATGAGGCAGCCCGCATCGGCAAGCGGCTGACACTGGTGGTGACACGGGCAAATGAATGGAAAAATGTTCTTGCAGACGAAAGGATGGGCCATTTCCGTGAAGTCGTAAAAGACGTCTACCTCTGCTTACAAGCAGCCACTTCGTCTTCGTACAACAAGAAACTCAAAAGGGCAATACGATCCGAATCGTTGCTCGCCGAACTCCGTAGAGCAGCGAAATCTTTGGACGCAGCCTTCAATGACCTTAAGACCGACCTTCAGATCAACCTTCAGATCAGCAATCTCCTGAAAGACAAAAATAAAGGGGTTTCCAATTTGCTTGCCTTGGATCAATCAGGTCATTACGCGACGATCCAGCAGCAGTTTGATGAGGTCTTGAAGGACATTCATGATAATGCCGTGGAAGTTGTCGTGTCTTCGCCCAAGGATTGCATCGACGATGCGCTATACAACGAACATCCCGCTGCCCCTGCAGGAGGCAGGAGTGCCGTctcacagcagcagcgacaACATCGGACAAAAACATTTCACCCATCTGCAAAGGAATTGCTCGCTATTTCGCTTACGCCATCCTTGCTGGACTTCAGCGACGACAGTGAGAATCTTTTGGGAGGTGGTGGCTTTGCGGATGTGTATTGTGGACTTTACAACAGGAAGCCCGTCGCCATCAAACGCCTCAAGATAAATGAAAGCGATGTAGCCTCTCTCTCGAAAGAGCAGGTAGCCCATGATGTGGAATGTCTTGCTACCGAAGCCCTCCTGACGCACACCTGTGGCACACATTCCAATATCATTAACGTTATTGGGTGCATTACCACACTGAATGAAATCGACAGACCTGTGATTGTTATGGAGCTCATGCACACCACACTTTTCCATGCCCTGCGTGATCGAAGCCTATCCAATAGTCTAGGATTTTCCCGTCTCCTCTTTCTCTTAAAAGGTATTGCTGGAGCCTTGGAGTTCCTTCATCTGCAAGGTATTGTCCACCACGACGTCAAACCATTAAACGTGTTACTGAACAAAGGTTTAACAGAAGCCAAGTTGGCTGACTTTGGCGAATCGAAGGTGAAAGGCCTCCACACAACAAAAGCCCGTCTTGGTACAATAATGGCAACATCCTCTCGTCAGGGCAACCAAATTGCAGGCACAGCCGCCTACCAAGCACCCGAGATCCTCTCAGAAGAAGTCAGCGACACATCGCGCGTGTGCGAGATGTACTCCTTTGGAGTTACAGTGTGGGAATGCATGACTAAACAGATTCCACACGGGGGCAAAAAGGAATCATCTATAACTGTTTTGGCGATGAAAAAGAAGCACTTGCCCATGCTTGTGGTTCCCTCCCGGCCTAGAGAACGTCTTTCTGAGATTGAGTATGTTTGCTGGAAAGCACTAAAGATGATTGCCACGTCATGCCTTTCTCGCGACCGTACTGCGAGACCCAATGCTTGTTTAGTGGTTACTCTCTGGCAGGACGGCAAATATACACAGAAAGAGGGGCCAATGTGTGTCCCGGATCTGGACTCATCGCCTACTAATTCTGGAGTGCATGTTGATTCTTGGTTGTCAACTGCTCCAACCACGCAGGGCTCAACAAACCAGGAGCATGCGGGAGATGTGCCAGACTACACCAAAAGATGCAAAGCTGGAGATACTCGGCGCAAAATCCTGTGGGGGGTTGCAATTACTGTTCTTGTCCTAGGAATCATAGTCTTGGTTGTCTTCCTGCTGTCCCAATCATCTCCAGACCAACCATCTCCACCATTCAATTCCACAACACAATCCAATAGAGAGAGCTCCAATTCTCCGTCAACCTCCTTGCCAACCTCCCAACCACTAACTACCAGTCCCCCTTCCCCACCATTGCCCATCGTCAAAACACCAACAAGTGCTCCGGTCTCCATCCCCCCGCCAACCCGATCACCAACTATTGCTCCGGTTTCTTTCCCCCCACCAACCCTGTCGCCAACTGTAAAACTGTCAACTGGTGCTCCGGTCTCTATCCCCCCGCCGACCCTGTCGCCATCAGGTGCTGTAGTGTCCGCATCCCAGTTGCCTAGTGGAAGCTTACCCGTTGGTCTTTCGTTTCAAACAACACGAGAACTGTATGATGCCGTAGATGCTTACGTTAGCTCAAGCAATCCGTCAGATTCCACAGTCGCAGCTACGTATGGTTATCCCATTGGAATGTGGGACGTATCGAGGATCACCAATTTTGCTCAAGTCTTTGATGCCTTTGATCGAAACACCACAATAAGGACATTTAACGAGGACTTGAGCGGGTGGGATGTCTCCGCTGCCACTAATATGCGTTCCATGTTCCATGGTGCGTCGTCATTTAATGGTGACCTCTCAACTTGGGACGTCAGTCAAGTATCGGACATGGAATCCATGTTTCAGAGCGCAAGGACGTTTAACGGTGATATCTCCTTGTGGAATGTGAGCCGGGTATCGGATATGTCTAATATGTTTCGTAGTGCGTCTGTGTTCAACAGTGATCTTGCAGCCTGGGACGTCAGCAGCGTAACGGACATGTCTTACATGTTTCAGAGTGCATCTGAGTTTAACAGCGAACTTGCTACCTGGGATGTCAGCAGCGTAACGGATATGTCTTGGATGTTTCAGAGTGCACAAAGCTTTGGTGGCAACCTTGTGTCTTGGAATGTTGGCAATGTGACAGACATGTCTTATATGTTTAATGCTGCATCTTTCTTCAAGGTTAGTCTTTGTTCCTGGCTAACACTGATTCCAGAAAATACCATTGTTGAACGGATGTTCTTTGGTGCCCAATCCTGCCCCAATACAGAAAACACTGTGTTACCAAATGGTCCAATGTGCTTTACATGCAATGCATAA